In Vicinamibacteria bacterium, the following proteins share a genomic window:
- a CDS encoding amidohydrolase family protein, which yields MTTAVSAQDENDSKNDLALVGGTFYVSPTDEPIYDGTVLIQGGKVVEVGRRASVPLPRVTPSLDCSGLVVTAGFWNSHVHLFERKWASAATIPEAELERQLSDTFARYGFTSVFDIGSMWENTRRIRDRIESGEVAGPRIRSTGEALVAPSAIPEERILGILGFMAFPAPEIVDAAQAATAARRLLDEGVDAIKVHLQAPPPPNPPFPESGIEAAVREAHRSGKPVFVHPNTGADVLASVRAGADVIAHTTPRSGPWEEWTLEAMNARQVALTPTLTLWKSAMRHDRISVQEQLVETAIGQLRAWLAKGGTVLFGTDLGAVDYDPVEEYVLMAEAGMSFRQILASLTTTPAERFGAGQTGRIARGQDADLVVLSGDPSDDIRALAAVRYTIRTGKILYRAKE from the coding sequence ATGACGACCGCGGTTTCCGCACAAGACGAAAACGACTCCAAGAACGATCTGGCGCTGGTGGGAGGGACGTTCTATGTCAGTCCCACCGACGAGCCCATATACGACGGTACCGTGCTCATCCAGGGCGGGAAGGTCGTCGAAGTGGGTCGTCGGGCCTCCGTGCCGCTCCCTCGGGTGACTCCGTCGCTCGATTGTTCTGGCCTCGTCGTTACCGCAGGGTTCTGGAACAGTCACGTGCACCTGTTCGAGAGAAAGTGGGCGAGCGCCGCGACCATTCCCGAGGCGGAGCTCGAACGACAGCTTTCGGACACGTTCGCGCGCTACGGGTTCACCAGCGTCTTCGACATCGGGTCCATGTGGGAGAACACGCGGCGAATCCGCGATCGCATCGAGTCAGGAGAGGTAGCCGGACCGCGAATTCGCTCGACCGGTGAGGCGTTGGTGGCACCCAGTGCCATCCCGGAGGAGAGAATCCTCGGCATCCTGGGCTTCATGGCGTTTCCCGCTCCCGAGATCGTCGACGCCGCCCAGGCAGCGACGGCGGCGAGAAGACTTCTCGACGAGGGTGTCGATGCGATCAAAGTTCATTTGCAGGCTCCTCCACCTCCCAATCCGCCGTTTCCCGAGAGCGGCATCGAGGCCGCCGTTCGCGAAGCGCATCGCTCGGGCAAGCCCGTCTTCGTTCATCCAAACACCGGCGCCGATGTGCTCGCCTCCGTTCGAGCCGGTGCCGATGTCATCGCCCACACGACTCCCCGTTCCGGTCCGTGGGAGGAATGGACGCTCGAAGCGATGAATGCTCGCCAGGTGGCGCTCACGCCGACTCTCACTCTATGGAAGTCCGCGATGCGCCACGACCGCATCTCGGTTCAGGAACAGCTCGTGGAAACGGCCATCGGTCAATTGCGCGCGTGGCTCGCCAAGGGAGGGACGGTTCTGTTCGGAACCGATCTGGGCGCCGTCGACTACGATCCTGTGGAGGAATACGTCTTGATGGCCGAAGCGGGAATGAGCTTCCGGCAGATTCTTGCTTCTCTGACGACGACGCCAGCGGAGCGATTCGGAGCCGGGCAAACCGGGCGCATCGCCCGAGGCCAGGACGCGGATCTCGTCGTTCTCTCGGGCGATCCTTCCGACGACATCCGAGCGCTCGCTGCCGTCCGCTACACGATCCGAACGGGAAAGATCCTCTATCGCGCGAAGGAATGA